A single window of Leptospira semungkisensis DNA harbors:
- the rsmH gene encoding 16S rRNA (cytosine(1402)-N(4))-methyltransferase RsmH — MEPVHYSVLYREIVSFFQSVFEKDREILFLDGTAGEGGHSLLLLQAFPKSKLILLDRDSVMLSRAQARLSDFKDRIFPIEANFSEVDPEFLKEHGISGSPDGILLDLGISTFHLLHAGRGFSFRENEPLDMRLSSSGGISAEDVINTYPEKALSKIFYEYGEERWTKKIVEAILERRRHSHIGYSGDLAQLVSRVIPRKFWPPGKHPATRVFQALRIEVNQELLHIEVGVKKLLEVLAPGGLMQVISFHSLEDRITKNLFRDFARNGAAKLLTKKPVIPGDEETKENPASRSAKLRVIHKAVPTDIDMEEDEEEE, encoded by the coding sequence TTGGAACCTGTCCATTATTCGGTGCTTTACAGGGAGATCGTTTCCTTCTTCCAGTCTGTTTTTGAGAAAGACCGAGAAATCCTTTTTTTAGACGGTACTGCTGGAGAAGGCGGACATAGTTTACTTCTCTTACAGGCCTTCCCCAAATCCAAATTAATACTATTAGATCGGGACTCCGTTATGCTATCGCGAGCCCAGGCAAGACTTTCCGATTTCAAGGATAGAATATTTCCGATCGAAGCCAATTTCTCCGAAGTGGATCCGGAGTTTTTAAAGGAACATGGGATCTCAGGATCTCCCGATGGAATTCTTTTGGATCTGGGGATTTCCACATTTCATTTACTGCATGCGGGAAGGGGATTTAGCTTTAGAGAGAATGAACCTTTGGATATGAGATTGTCATCCTCGGGAGGAATCTCCGCAGAAGATGTGATCAACACATATCCTGAAAAAGCTTTGAGCAAGATCTTTTATGAATATGGCGAGGAACGTTGGACCAAGAAGATCGTAGAAGCGATCTTGGAGAGAAGGAGACATTCTCATATAGGTTACTCCGGAGATTTGGCTCAACTCGTTTCAAGAGTGATTCCTAGAAAGTTTTGGCCTCCAGGAAAACATCCAGCCACTCGGGTCTTTCAGGCGCTGCGGATCGAAGTGAACCAGGAACTTCTACATATCGAAGTAGGTGTGAAGAAGTTGTTAGAAGTTCTCGCGCCCGGCGGGCTTATGCAAGTGATCTCCTTCCATTCTTTAGAAGATAGGATCACTAAGAATTTGTTTCGGGACTTTGCAAGGAATGGGGCCGCCAAGCTTCTGACCAAGAAGCCTGTGATTCCGGGAGATGAAGAAACTAAGGAAAATCCGGCATCCCGATCTGCAAAATTACGTGTCATACATAAGGCAGTTCCCACCGATATTGATATGGAGGAAGACGAGGAAGAAGAATGA
- a CDS encoding UDP-N-acetylmuramoyl-L-alanyl-D-glutamate--2,6-diaminopimelate ligase → MNLKISEVLDLFPEIKLEDPKPNTEEEISFVRTDSRKLNASDLFCVPLSLGEKGIEYAKNSSSRFVLISNTFEISKLENKVLLKSSVDPESLAGPIASRILGDPSSKMKVIGVTGTNGKTSLTHILAFLGESQGKSCGIIGTTGVKFKGRVVDTGYTTPDPASLQEILLEMSKDGVEYVFIETSSHGLKLGRTNGIRFKAGIFSNLTQDHLDFHPSMQDYLESKALLFSSLSSYENTFGVFDSEAPGGKDFASILPKIAPNLPVFALGSGEGEISVQDPNFSLERTVYNIDLPSTWKGNTEVVTNLLGGFNIRNTALAFVTSLALGWEKEKLLSSLKSIPQIPGRFQIYYSPDKTRMAVVDYAHTPDALENILRSIRESRPKELIALFGCGGDRDRTKRPKMGKIAQDLADKVILTSDNPRTESPESILDDIQEGFTGGYLPFLREADRAAAIRFGISALAEGACLLVAGKGHEDYQIIGKEKRHFDDGEEIRKAFDSEQK, encoded by the coding sequence CTGAACTTGAAAATTTCAGAAGTCCTTGATCTTTTTCCGGAGATCAAACTAGAGGATCCCAAACCAAATACGGAGGAAGAAATTTCCTTCGTACGCACTGACTCCAGAAAGCTGAATGCTTCGGACCTTTTTTGCGTTCCATTATCTCTCGGCGAGAAAGGGATAGAATACGCGAAGAATTCGTCCTCCCGTTTTGTTCTGATCTCAAATACATTCGAGATTTCTAAATTAGAAAATAAAGTTTTATTGAAGTCGTCTGTCGATCCGGAAAGTCTCGCGGGGCCGATCGCCTCCAGGATCTTAGGCGACCCTTCTTCTAAGATGAAAGTGATCGGAGTTACCGGAACGAACGGAAAAACCTCTCTCACTCATATTCTTGCGTTTCTTGGAGAATCTCAAGGAAAGTCCTGCGGGATTATAGGAACCACAGGAGTGAAGTTTAAAGGTAGAGTAGTCGACACAGGTTACACGACTCCAGATCCAGCAAGCTTACAGGAAATCTTGCTAGAGATGTCCAAGGACGGAGTAGAATACGTATTTATAGAAACTAGTTCTCACGGATTAAAATTAGGACGCACCAACGGGATCCGATTCAAGGCTGGGATCTTCTCCAATCTTACCCAAGATCATTTGGATTTTCATCCAAGCATGCAGGATTATTTAGAGAGTAAGGCACTTCTATTCTCTTCCTTAAGTTCGTACGAGAACACATTCGGAGTCTTTGATTCTGAGGCGCCTGGAGGCAAAGACTTCGCTTCTATTCTTCCAAAGATTGCACCTAATCTTCCTGTGTTCGCGTTAGGTAGCGGAGAAGGGGAGATCTCCGTTCAAGATCCGAATTTCTCTTTGGAAAGGACGGTATACAATATCGATCTTCCTTCTACTTGGAAAGGAAATACGGAAGTAGTTACGAATCTATTAGGAGGTTTTAATATTCGAAATACCGCCTTAGCTTTTGTGACCTCTCTTGCTCTCGGATGGGAAAAGGAGAAGTTACTTTCTTCTCTGAAGAGCATTCCTCAGATCCCAGGTAGATTTCAAATTTATTATAGTCCGGACAAGACACGAATGGCAGTGGTGGATTATGCTCATACTCCGGACGCACTCGAAAATATTTTAAGAAGTATCCGAGAGTCGAGACCTAAGGAGCTCATCGCTCTCTTCGGTTGTGGAGGAGATAGGGACAGGACCAAGCGTCCTAAGATGGGAAAGATCGCCCAAGATCTCGCGGATAAGGTCATCCTTACTTCCGATAATCCCAGAACGGAAAGTCCCGAATCCATCTTGGATGATATACAAGAAGGTTTTACTGGAGGGTATCTTCCTTTCTTAAGGGAGGCAGACAGAGCAGCCGCAATTCGCTTCGGGATCTCGGCTTTGGCAGAAGGAGCCTGTCTTCTTGTTGCAGGAAAGGGACACGAGGACTACCAGATCATCGGGAAAGAAAAAAGACATTTTGATGATGGGGAAGAGATCCGTAAGGCTTTCGATTCAGAGCAAAAGTAA
- the mraY gene encoding phospho-N-acetylmuramoyl-pentapeptide-transferase, giving the protein MFYFIYEQFSQDLDSLRIFSYVTVRALMAGLTSMFLTFWFGGRVIHFLHGLKFRESVRDDGPKSHSAKSGTPTMGGLMIVGALVLSVCLWGNLRNLNTLLLLVCAISFSTLGFVDDYMKSVKKIKGGMRARTKFLVSVVLATVFCGVFLFYTGEAPKGSSGKILFHLTDLFLPFVKGPVLALGLFAIPFSILVILGSSHGVNLTDGLDGLAGGTAGIVVATLALIAYVSGTPVAANYLNIPYLPHAHEYSVFLAALTGALIGFLWFNSHPAQIFMGDTGSLFLGATIGLTCVMLKKEILLVILGGIFVAESLSVILQVGSFKLTQKRIFKMAPLHHHFELAGVPETKVVIRFWIAAIILAIISLSSLKIQ; this is encoded by the coding sequence ATGTTCTATTTTATCTACGAACAATTTTCCCAAGATCTAGATTCCTTAAGAATTTTCAGCTATGTTACGGTTCGCGCTTTAATGGCGGGACTGACTTCTATGTTCCTCACCTTTTGGTTTGGGGGAAGGGTAATCCATTTCTTGCATGGATTAAAGTTCAGAGAGAGTGTAAGGGATGATGGACCAAAGTCCCACAGCGCTAAATCCGGAACTCCCACTATGGGCGGATTGATGATAGTAGGAGCCTTGGTTCTTTCGGTTTGTCTTTGGGGAAATCTAAGAAACCTGAACACACTACTTCTGTTAGTCTGCGCTATTTCTTTTTCTACACTTGGCTTCGTGGATGATTACATGAAGTCGGTAAAGAAGATCAAAGGAGGAATGAGAGCTAGAACTAAGTTCTTAGTCTCCGTAGTTCTTGCTACTGTCTTTTGCGGAGTGTTCTTATTCTATACCGGAGAGGCTCCAAAGGGTTCCTCTGGAAAAATATTATTCCATCTTACGGATCTGTTCCTGCCGTTCGTAAAGGGGCCTGTATTAGCATTGGGTCTTTTCGCAATTCCATTTTCGATTTTAGTAATATTAGGATCTTCTCATGGAGTGAACCTGACAGACGGTTTAGATGGTTTGGCCGGTGGAACTGCAGGAATCGTAGTTGCTACTCTTGCTCTCATCGCATACGTTTCCGGAACTCCGGTTGCTGCGAATTATCTAAATATTCCTTATTTGCCTCATGCTCATGAATACAGTGTATTCTTGGCAGCTCTTACCGGAGCATTGATCGGCTTTCTTTGGTTTAATAGTCATCCTGCTCAGATCTTTATGGGAGACACTGGCTCTCTTTTTCTAGGTGCTACCATCGGTCTGACTTGCGTGATGTTGAAGAAGGAGATACTTCTCGTAATCTTGGGCGGTATCTTTGTGGCAGAATCTTTGTCTGTGATCTTACAGGTTGGTTCTTTCAAGCTCACTCAAAAGAGGATCTTTAAGATGGCACCTCTCCACCATCATTTTGAGTTGGCCGGAGTTCCGGAGACAAAGGTAGTGATCCGATTCTGGATCGCGGCAATCATTCTTGCTATCATCTCCTTATCCAGTTTGAAAATACAATGA
- a CDS encoding FtsW/RodA/SpoVE family cell cycle protein, with protein MRGIGRKFKEFWESPDSPFDLFLIVSVFFLLLFGIGVMYSSSSITAWRDFQDSEYFLKKQVAWAVIGLVVFLFFANFPYQKLERFALAGMITSVLLLILVFIPGIGRSVGTYYGRNFHRWIGIGPYQLQPSEIAKLAVVIYLSSLIVKLKLKENRDPKKFILPAVLLLAVLVLILAEPAFGTTMEILFVVIAFVFLFGFPIRNLLLVGLVSLPLAYVLVSQVGYRRKRMEVWLDPYRFRYDEGHQLVTSFRAFLDGGWFGNKLASGYAHRYLTYSHTDFVLATYVEDFGFIGFLFFFLLVLTLLTRTYVLLKRVQDPFGFYLGAGLLFILGTQFIINSYVVTGLLPITGISLPFMSYGGSSLLVVLASFGILVNITRRENLGV; from the coding sequence ATGAGAGGCATCGGGAGAAAATTCAAAGAATTTTGGGAGTCTCCCGATTCTCCTTTCGATCTCTTCTTAATCGTTTCGGTTTTCTTTCTTCTTCTCTTCGGGATCGGAGTTATGTATTCCAGTTCCTCCATTACTGCCTGGAGGGACTTTCAAGATTCTGAATATTTTCTAAAAAAGCAAGTCGCCTGGGCAGTGATAGGCCTTGTAGTGTTCCTATTCTTTGCAAATTTTCCTTACCAAAAGTTAGAAAGATTCGCTTTGGCGGGAATGATCACTAGCGTGCTTTTGTTGATCCTAGTTTTTATTCCTGGGATAGGTAGATCTGTAGGAACTTATTACGGAAGAAATTTCCATAGATGGATCGGGATTGGTCCGTACCAATTGCAACCTTCGGAAATTGCTAAACTTGCCGTAGTCATTTATCTTTCTTCGTTAATCGTAAAATTGAAATTGAAAGAGAATCGTGATCCTAAGAAATTTATACTTCCTGCAGTTCTTCTTCTTGCCGTTTTGGTTTTGATTTTAGCAGAGCCTGCTTTCGGGACCACCATGGAGATCTTATTCGTGGTGATCGCATTCGTATTCTTATTCGGTTTTCCGATTCGAAATCTATTATTAGTCGGACTCGTATCTCTTCCCTTAGCTTATGTATTGGTAAGCCAGGTAGGATATCGTAGAAAGAGAATGGAAGTCTGGTTGGATCCGTACAGATTTCGTTATGATGAGGGTCACCAGTTAGTGACTTCTTTTAGAGCATTCTTGGACGGTGGCTGGTTCGGGAATAAATTAGCCAGCGGATATGCACATAGGTATCTAACGTATAGTCATACAGACTTCGTGCTCGCTACTTATGTAGAAGACTTCGGTTTTATCGGGTTTTTGTTTTTCTTTCTCCTGGTCTTAACACTTTTAACGAGAACCTATGTATTATTGAAAAGGGTCCAGGATCCATTCGGTTTCTATCTAGGAGCAGGATTGCTCTTTATATTAGGTACCCAGTTCATTATTAATAGTTATGTGGTAACCGGTCTTCTCCCTATCACCGGGATCAGTCTACCTTTTATGAGCTATGGAGGATCTTCTCTACTAGTTGTCTTGGCCTCTTTCGGAATTCTTGTCAATATAACTAGACGTGAAAACCTAGGCGTATGA
- a CDS encoding UDP-N-acetylglucosamine--N-acetylmuramyl-(pentapeptide) pyrophosphoryl-undecaprenol N-acetylglucosamine transferase: protein MRSVLIAAGGTGGHISPGVALAESLVENKEAFGIQKVYLHSLIRNKDNPDLKQAPCEVVWHNTPSLSGNILLLPFRYVFQLIRSWITFSKLEVDAIIGMGGYSSVPALLYAVLFGKKLYLCEQNCIPGKVNRIFFRFADKVSFSFPPKDTKLSCQWEILGNPLRSKTVPKLALKFSEKWDPKKKKQFNVLVMGGSQGARQINNIVVSLMKHEVIQERFRFRMLTGTALYDEVSKKTKAADLISYSDNMAEHYEWANLVVARSGSGVLSECAAYALPMVLIPYPFAKDDHQTANAKYMEANGAAALLEQRDEDESKLFRILDEFAENPELLNEMSIKSLECSHVEASLETARFFFESKI, encoded by the coding sequence ATGAGATCCGTTTTAATTGCAGCAGGAGGAACCGGTGGACATATATCTCCAGGGGTGGCTCTTGCGGAAAGTCTCGTAGAAAATAAAGAGGCTTTCGGAATCCAAAAAGTTTACCTTCATTCACTGATTCGTAATAAAGATAATCCGGATCTAAAGCAGGCTCCTTGCGAAGTGGTCTGGCATAATACTCCTTCTCTTTCCGGAAATATTCTCTTATTGCCTTTTCGATATGTGTTCCAATTGATCCGCTCTTGGATTACATTCAGTAAACTAGAAGTGGATGCTATAATCGGAATGGGCGGATATTCCAGCGTGCCTGCACTTCTATACGCTGTCCTCTTCGGAAAGAAGCTCTATCTTTGCGAACAGAATTGCATTCCCGGAAAAGTGAACCGTATCTTCTTTAGATTCGCAGACAAGGTATCTTTCAGTTTTCCTCCGAAAGATACAAAGCTTTCCTGCCAATGGGAGATTCTCGGAAATCCTCTTAGATCCAAGACTGTTCCTAAGCTCGCTCTCAAATTCAGCGAGAAGTGGGACCCTAAGAAGAAGAAACAATTTAACGTTTTAGTAATGGGTGGTTCCCAAGGTGCAAGACAGATCAATAATATTGTCGTAAGCCTGATGAAGCACGAAGTGATCCAAGAAAGATTCAGATTCAGAATGCTGACCGGGACTGCTCTGTACGACGAGGTTTCTAAAAAGACAAAGGCCGCAGATCTGATCTCTTATTCGGATAATATGGCTGAACATTATGAGTGGGCCAATTTGGTCGTGGCTCGTTCTGGTTCCGGTGTTCTGTCCGAATGTGCCGCATACGCTCTTCCTATGGTTTTAATCCCGTATCCGTTTGCAAAAGACGACCATCAGACTGCCAACGCAAAGTATATGGAAGCGAACGGAGCTGCCGCTCTTTTGGAACAAAGAGACGAAGACGAAAGCAAGCTATTCCGTATCTTGGATGAGTTTGCCGAAAATCCTGAACTATTAAATGAAATGTCCATTAAGTCTTTAGAATGCTCGCATGTGGAAGCTTCGCTGGAAACGGCTAGATTCTTTTTCGAGAGCAAAATTTGA